A genomic stretch from Pseudomonadota bacterium includes:
- a CDS encoding transposase: MADYRRCYVPGGSFFFTVVTERRAAILGNDRARDCLRAAFRDCLQRWPFRVDALVMLRDHLHAIWTMPPDDPDYSKRWGAIKKHFTQSWLALGGLEQPGTTSRSRYRRRGVWQRRFWEHTLRDERDYARHFDYLHYNPVKHGLGDCPRAWPYSTFHRWVERGVYDPTWGCTVDEPLDFADLANTVRE, from the coding sequence ATGGCGGATTATCGGCGGTGTTATGTGCCCGGCGGATCGTTTTTCTTCACCGTGGTGACGGAACGGCGGGCGGCGATCTTGGGCAACGACCGGGCGCGGGACTGCCTGCGCGCGGCATTTCGGGATTGCCTGCAACGCTGGCCGTTTCGGGTGGATGCCCTGGTAATGCTGCGGGATCACCTGCACGCGATTTGGACCATGCCGCCTGACGATCCCGATTATTCCAAACGCTGGGGCGCGATCAAGAAACACTTCACGCAGTCCTGGCTGGCATTGGGCGGGTTGGAACAGCCCGGAACCACATCTCGCTCCCGCTACCGGCGACGTGGTGTCTGGCAACGGCGTTTTTGGGAACATACCCTGCGGGATGAACGGGACTATGCACGGCATTTCGACTACCTGCACTACAACCCGGTAAAACATGGGTTGGGGGATTGTCCACGGGCCTGGCCTTATTCCACCTTCCATCGCTGGGTGGAACGGGGTGTCTACGATCCGACGTGGGGTTGTACGGTGGATGAACCCCTGGATTTCGCCGATCTGGCGAACACGGTCAGGGAATGA